A stretch of the Pedobacter sp. MC2016-14 genome encodes the following:
- a CDS encoding MFS transporter yields MKQKNDKKVIRAWAFFDWANSAYNLVITSTIFPAYYVAVTTNKANGNTVEFFGQRFVNTALADYALAAAYLIIALLLPVLSSIADYRGNKKVFMQFFTIIGSAACCGLYFLNSNTLEWGIFCFALAAIGYSGGFVFYNSYLPEIASADMQNKVSAKGFTYGYIGSVILQLICFVFVLRPAVFGMTESSAAQLSFLLVGIWWIGFALIPFRILPKGSPNAQPHTHNIIKGGFIELAQVWRKVKNMPELKRFLPSFFFYSMGVQTIMLVATGFAAKELEMPTEALIQVILIIQLVAIGGATLMSRLSDIYGNVSVLIAVVIIWIAVCICAYFTTTALEFYIVAAFVGLVMGGIQSLSRSTYSKFIPENSADTASFFSFYDVTEKLAIVAGLVGFGFIEEFTGSMRNSILLLILFFVLGLVFLMLLKRVPTKSAGDTQQLV; encoded by the coding sequence ATGAAGCAAAAAAATGATAAGAAAGTTATTCGTGCCTGGGCTTTTTTTGATTGGGCAAACTCCGCCTATAACCTGGTCATCACTTCCACTATATTTCCGGCTTATTATGTAGCGGTTACTACTAATAAGGCCAATGGCAATACGGTGGAATTTTTTGGACAGCGTTTTGTAAATACTGCACTGGCTGATTACGCACTTGCGGCTGCTTACCTCATTATTGCGCTGTTGTTGCCAGTGTTGTCTTCCATCGCAGATTACCGAGGCAATAAAAAAGTTTTCATGCAGTTCTTCACTATAATTGGTTCTGCTGCCTGTTGCGGATTATATTTCCTTAATTCAAATACTTTAGAATGGGGCATTTTTTGTTTTGCTCTTGCTGCCATAGGATACTCTGGTGGCTTCGTATTTTATAACTCTTATCTTCCGGAAATCGCTTCTGCAGATATGCAAAATAAAGTTAGTGCAAAAGGTTTTACCTATGGTTACATTGGCAGTGTTATTTTGCAGCTGATTTGTTTTGTCTTTGTACTCCGGCCAGCTGTATTCGGTATGACTGAGTCTAGTGCGGCACAATTGTCCTTCTTACTTGTTGGGATATGGTGGATTGGTTTTGCGCTCATTCCATTTAGGATATTGCCGAAGGGAAGTCCGAATGCACAGCCCCATACGCATAACATTATCAAGGGAGGATTTATTGAATTAGCTCAAGTATGGAGAAAAGTTAAAAACATGCCGGAATTAAAGCGATTTTTACCTTCATTTTTCTTTTATAGCATGGGCGTACAAACCATAATGCTAGTTGCTACAGGCTTTGCCGCCAAGGAGTTGGAAATGCCTACAGAAGCGCTTATTCAGGTCATCTTAATTATTCAGTTGGTTGCTATTGGAGGTGCAACGCTGATGTCAAGGCTGTCTGATATTTATGGAAATGTTAGTGTTTTAATTGCTGTGGTCATTATTTGGATAGCTGTTTGTATTTGCGCCTATTTTACAACGACAGCTCTTGAATTTTATATCGTTGCTGCATTTGTAGGCTTAGTAATGGGGGGAATTCAGTCCTTATCCAGATCTACATACTCGAAATTTATCCCGGAAAACTCTGCTGATACGGCTTCTTTTTTTAGTTTTTATGACGTGACTGAAAAGCTTGCTATTGTTGCAGGACTAGTTGGTTTTGGATTTATTGAGGAGTTTACCGGCAGTATGAGAAATTCCATACTATTATTAATCCTGTTTTTTGTTTTAGGATTGGTATTTTTGATGCTGCTTAAGCGGGTTCCAACCAAATCGGCTGGTGATACGCAGCAATTAGTCTAA
- the rplT gene encoding 50S ribosomal protein L20, with the protein MPRSVNAVASRRRRKKVLNMAKGYWGSRSKVFTVAKNTVEKGLQYAYRDRKVKKREFRGLWIQRINAGARQYGISYSQFIGKLAAKNIGLNRKVLADLAMNHPDAFKAVIDAVK; encoded by the coding sequence ATGCCACGTTCGGTAAACGCAGTAGCTTCGAGAAGAAGAAGGAAAAAAGTCCTAAATATGGCCAAAGGCTATTGGGGATCAAGGAGTAAAGTATTCACTGTAGCTAAAAATACAGTAGAAAAAGGTTTGCAATATGCATACCGTGACCGTAAGGTTAAGAAAAGAGAATTCCGTGGATTGTGGATTCAGCGTATCAATGCTGGAGCTCGTCAATATGGTATTTCTTACTCTCAGTTTATTGGTAAATTAGCAGCTAAAAATATTGGCCTGAACCGTAAAGTTCTTGCTGATTTAGCAATGAACCATCCAGATGCTTTCAAAGCTGTAATTGATGCAGTAAAATAA
- the infC gene encoding translation initiation factor IF-3 produces the protein MALGRPGFNRGPRPPFKKKEAEHNINQFIRAQEVRLAGDNVEPGIYPLAKALALADELELDLVEISPNAVPPVCRIIDYSKFVYEQKKKQKEIKSNAKQTVIKEIRFGPNTNDHDFQFKLKHAVSFLENGEKVRAYVHFKGRAIVYKEQGEILLLKFAQALEDIGKVELLPKLEGKRMFLTLAPKVAKK, from the coding sequence TTGGCATTAGGCAGACCAGGATTTAACAGGGGACCACGTCCTCCTTTTAAGAAAAAAGAAGCAGAACATAATATTAATCAGTTTATCAGAGCCCAGGAGGTGAGATTAGCTGGAGATAATGTTGAACCAGGGATCTATCCTTTGGCAAAAGCTTTGGCCCTTGCTGATGAACTGGAACTGGATCTTGTAGAAATTTCTCCAAATGCGGTTCCACCAGTTTGCAGAATTATTGATTACAGTAAATTTGTTTACGAACAAAAGAAAAAGCAGAAGGAGATTAAATCTAATGCAAAGCAGACTGTAATTAAAGAAATTCGTTTTGGTCCGAATACCAATGATCACGACTTTCAATTTAAACTAAAGCATGCTGTTAGTTTTCTTGAAAATGGTGAAAAGGTACGTGCCTATGTTCACTTTAAAGGAAGGGCAATTGTTTATAAAGAGCAGGGAGAGATTCTTTTGCTTAAATTTGCCCAGGCTTTAGAAGATATTGGTAAAGTTGAACTGTTACCAAAATTAGAGGGAAAACGTATGTTTTTAACGCTGGCCCCGAAAGTTGCAAAAAAATAA
- a CDS encoding helix-turn-helix domain-containing protein yields MSNISANLKYLRKKKGLTQQQFADALEIKRSLVGAYEEERAEPKYDLLKKIAEYYEFSIDEFINDTINDKWKPKAKAQGSNLRVLSISVDKDDNENIELVPVKASAGYLNGFSDPQYIKELPKFQLPLPSLRQGTFRAFEIMGDSMLPIQPGSVIIGEYIENWNDIKVGDTYVIISKNEGVVYKRAGNRFKESKELKLISDNKVYDAYSIPADDILEIWKAKAYFSTSLPDPTPEPTIETLTSMMSQMQKSISQLNKNN; encoded by the coding sequence ATGTCAAATATATCCGCCAACCTAAAATACCTTCGCAAGAAAAAAGGGCTTACACAACAGCAATTCGCTGATGCTTTAGAAATTAAGAGATCACTTGTAGGTGCTTACGAAGAAGAACGAGCAGAACCTAAATATGACTTACTAAAAAAAATAGCTGAATATTACGAATTTTCAATTGATGAATTTATCAATGACACCATCAATGATAAATGGAAACCTAAAGCTAAAGCCCAAGGCTCTAACCTAAGGGTGCTTAGTATTTCTGTGGATAAAGATGACAATGAAAACATTGAATTAGTTCCTGTTAAAGCAAGTGCGGGATATCTTAACGGCTTTTCTGATCCGCAATACATCAAAGAACTTCCAAAATTTCAACTGCCCCTCCCCTCGCTAAGACAAGGAACGTTCAGGGCTTTTGAAATTATGGGTGATTCAATGCTGCCGATTCAACCGGGAAGTGTGATCATTGGTGAATACATCGAAAACTGGAATGACATTAAGGTGGGTGATACCTACGTGATCATCAGTAAAAATGAAGGTGTAGTATATAAGAGAGCTGGCAATCGCTTTAAAGAAAGTAAGGAGCTAAAATTAATTTCAGATAATAAAGTCTACGATGCTTATAGTATACCTGCAGACGACATATTGGAAATTTGGAAAGCGAAAGCTTATTTCAGCACCTCACTCCCGGACCCAACACCAGAACCAACCATAGAAACTTTAACGAGCATGATGTCGCAGATGCAAAAATCAATTTCTCAGCTGAATAAAAACAATTAA
- the rpmI gene encoding 50S ribosomal protein L35, which translates to MPKMKTNSSAKKRFSLTGTGKIARKNAYKSHILTKMSTKRKRNLGHTSMVSTADMGNVKRMLAIGK; encoded by the coding sequence ATGCCAAAAATGAAGACCAATTCCAGTGCTAAAAAGCGTTTTTCGCTTACTGGAACAGGTAAAATCGCAAGAAAGAACGCATACAAAAGTCACATCTTAACAAAGATGTCTACTAAACGTAAGCGTAATTTAGGTCACACCTCAATGGTGTCAACAGCTGATATGGGCAACGTTAAGCGTATGCTTGCCATCGGTAAATAA
- a CDS encoding (Fe-S)-binding protein has translation MNIELFVPCFVDQLYPETAFNTIKILEKAGCKVSYNSSQTCCGQPGYNAGYWEEAKITGNKFLNDFSDSKYIVAPSASCVGMVKSGYNDLFTNTIVHNRCRSIQANIFELSDFLVNILKRDYFGAELEGKAVYHDSCSGLRECKIKEEPRLLLSKVHGLEMVEMKDTDMCCGFGGTFSVKFDAISSAMAEQKVNNALAQEVDYIISTDLSCLMHLQGYIDKHQIPLKTMHIADVLTHGWLESTEY, from the coding sequence ATGAATATAGAATTATTTGTACCCTGCTTTGTCGATCAATTATATCCGGAAACAGCCTTTAATACCATTAAGATTCTGGAAAAAGCAGGCTGTAAAGTAAGCTACAATTCCAGTCAGACCTGCTGTGGGCAGCCTGGTTATAATGCCGGATATTGGGAAGAAGCTAAAATTACCGGCAATAAATTTTTAAACGATTTTTCAGATTCCAAATATATTGTTGCCCCTTCCGCATCTTGTGTAGGGATGGTTAAAAGTGGTTACAATGATTTGTTTACAAATACTATTGTACATAACAGGTGCCGAAGCATACAAGCTAATATTTTTGAACTTTCTGATTTTTTAGTTAACATCTTAAAGCGGGATTATTTCGGTGCCGAGCTGGAAGGTAAGGCTGTTTACCATGATTCCTGCAGTGGACTGAGGGAGTGTAAAATTAAAGAAGAACCCAGATTGTTATTGTCTAAAGTACATGGCCTGGAGATGGTAGAAATGAAAGATACAGATATGTGTTGTGGATTTGGAGGGACATTTTCTGTGAAGTTTGATGCCATATCTTCAGCAATGGCTGAACAAAAGGTTAATAATGCCTTGGCACAGGAAGTAGACTATATCATTTCAACAGATTTATCTTGTTTAATGCATTTGCAGGGATATATCGATAAACATCAGATCCCATTAAAGACCATGCATATTGCAGATGTATTGACACATGGCTGGTTGGAAAGTACGGAGTATTAA
- a CDS encoding head GIN domain-containing protein, protein MKKLSILMLFVPVVFAACKSKCLEDSGIHINKDVSLKVFDEIKVSGPLKLVIKQDSSYTLQLSADSNIIDQIKTEVSGGELKISLDPGKYCGQDSIVVHAGIGELKELEVENRSQVFSSGIVHVGELKVKLSDTTALTLNLDAAQLKTEVNGKSKISLSGQTGKHEFKSKGAIELNAFNFVSGLYDLNIEGVGKSNINVLNELKVKTNGASEIYYKGSPKKIEEKKNGIGKLEKAN, encoded by the coding sequence ATGAAAAAGTTATCCATCCTGATGTTGTTTGTTCCGGTCGTGTTTGCCGCCTGTAAATCTAAATGCCTGGAAGATTCTGGTATACACATTAATAAAGATGTTAGCCTAAAAGTTTTTGACGAAATTAAAGTTAGTGGTCCTTTAAAATTGGTTATAAAACAAGATAGTAGTTATACTTTGCAGCTCTCAGCAGATTCTAACATTATAGACCAAATTAAAACTGAGGTTAGTGGAGGCGAACTAAAAATATCCCTGGATCCAGGAAAATATTGTGGTCAGGATTCTATTGTTGTGCATGCAGGAATAGGGGAGTTAAAGGAACTTGAAGTCGAAAATAGAAGCCAGGTTTTTAGCTCCGGAATTGTACACGTTGGAGAATTGAAAGTTAAACTTTCAGATACAACAGCGCTTACCCTTAATTTGGATGCCGCACAGCTAAAAACTGAAGTAAATGGTAAATCAAAAATTAGCCTTTCCGGGCAGACTGGTAAACATGAATTTAAATCTAAAGGCGCAATTGAACTTAATGCATTTAATTTCGTTTCTGGATTATATGATTTAAATATAGAGGGTGTGGGAAAATCCAATATTAATGTTTTAAATGAGTTAAAAGTGAAAACAAATGGGGCAAGTGAAATATATTATAAAGGAAGCCCAAAAAAGATTGAAGAAAAAAAGAACGGTATAGGCAAACTAGAAAAGGCTAATTAA
- a CDS encoding ATP-dependent DNA helicase RecQ, which translates to MNKAEILKHFWGFDVFRPLQEDIIDSVIAGHDTLALLPTGGGKSLCFQVPALLREGICIVISPLIALMKDQVENLQARGIEAIAIYAGMGKREIDILLDNCIYGNIKFLYLSPERLLSDLVKVRISYMKVNLIAVDEAHCISQWGYDFRPPYLQLAALREILPGVPVIALTATATAFVRNDIIEKLEFKNHKIFVKSFARKNLSYVVFDLEDKYKKLINVIKNVGGSGLVYVRNRRETAEVAFFLKRNGIAADFYHAGLEPKERSRKQETWKTNKISVMVATNAFGMGIDKPDVRYVVHLDLPESLEAYYQEAGRAGRDEKRAYGVLLANKSDQLALKAKYTESFPSVDDIKKVYHYLGNYYQLAYGAGQGVTFPFDLADFCKRFDVGVIKTMAALKFLEHDGYVTLSENIFLQSRVLFTANHEDLYRFQIENAGYDPLIKTILRSYGGSFDQYVKINEYDIAKRLAVSYNMVITLLNKLQERELLSYLPQTDEPQLQWILPRTDLVHLDIDTKYIALRKKIQADQINAVLSYTEQQVCRSVQLLAYFDELHAPKCGVCDICLAEKKREDLADLISKIDFEIASLLQTGPISLDVLLSSLKSGSETERLERIRVLMDAGKIKTDSKNYYL; encoded by the coding sequence ATGAATAAAGCCGAGATTTTAAAGCATTTCTGGGGATTTGATGTCTTCAGGCCATTACAGGAAGATATCATTGATTCTGTTATTGCAGGGCATGATACATTGGCTTTGTTACCTACCGGAGGTGGTAAATCATTGTGTTTTCAGGTTCCTGCATTATTGAGGGAAGGTATTTGTATTGTCATTTCGCCATTAATTGCCCTGATGAAAGATCAGGTAGAGAATTTACAGGCCAGAGGTATAGAAGCGATAGCTATTTATGCGGGTATGGGAAAGCGAGAAATAGACATCCTGCTTGACAATTGCATATACGGCAATATTAAATTTCTATACCTTTCGCCCGAACGTTTATTAAGTGATTTGGTAAAAGTGAGGATCTCCTACATGAAAGTAAACTTAATCGCTGTTGATGAAGCACATTGTATTTCTCAGTGGGGTTATGATTTTAGGCCGCCTTACCTTCAACTGGCGGCCCTCCGTGAAATACTTCCTGGCGTGCCTGTTATTGCACTTACAGCCACTGCAACGGCATTTGTGAGGAATGACATCATAGAAAAACTCGAATTTAAGAACCACAAGATTTTTGTGAAAAGTTTTGCCCGGAAAAACTTAAGCTACGTAGTATTTGATCTGGAGGATAAATATAAAAAGCTCATTAATGTGATCAAAAACGTTGGAGGGAGTGGCCTGGTATATGTTCGTAACAGGAGAGAAACTGCTGAGGTGGCTTTTTTTTTAAAGCGTAATGGAATTGCAGCTGATTTTTATCATGCTGGCCTGGAACCCAAGGAAAGGTCAAGGAAACAGGAGACATGGAAAACAAATAAAATTAGCGTGATGGTGGCTACAAACGCTTTTGGAATGGGCATTGATAAGCCTGATGTACGTTATGTAGTGCATTTGGATTTACCAGAAAGCCTGGAAGCTTACTATCAGGAAGCCGGCAGAGCGGGCAGGGATGAAAAACGCGCATATGGCGTATTGCTTGCTAACAAATCTGATCAGCTTGCTTTAAAAGCTAAATATACAGAAAGCTTTCCTTCTGTTGATGATATCAAGAAAGTTTACCATTACCTCGGAAATTATTATCAGCTTGCATATGGGGCGGGACAGGGTGTTACCTTTCCATTTGATCTGGCAGATTTTTGTAAACGCTTTGATGTTGGGGTAATTAAAACAATGGCAGCCTTAAAATTTCTGGAACACGATGGTTATGTCACTTTATCTGAAAATATATTTTTACAATCAAGAGTGCTTTTTACTGCTAATCACGAAGATCTGTATCGCTTTCAAATTGAAAATGCAGGCTACGATCCTCTTATAAAAACCATCTTGCGCTCCTACGGTGGCTCTTTTGATCAATATGTGAAAATAAATGAATATGACATTGCCAAGCGCCTTGCAGTATCATATAATATGGTAATTACGTTGCTGAATAAATTACAGGAAAGAGAATTACTATCTTATTTACCTCAAACAGATGAACCGCAATTGCAGTGGATATTACCCAGAACAGATTTAGTACACCTGGATATAGATACCAAATATATTGCCTTACGTAAAAAGATCCAGGCAGATCAAATTAACGCAGTACTAAGTTATACCGAGCAGCAAGTATGCCGTAGTGTACAGTTGCTTGCTTACTTTGATGAGCTCCATGCCCCTAAATGTGGTGTGTGTGACATTTGTTTGGCAGAAAAGAAACGGGAGGACCTGGCAGACTTAATTTCAAAAATAGATTTTGAAATAGCTTCGCTCCTACAAACAGGTCCCATTAGCCTAGATGTATTGTTAAGTTCGCTAAAAAGTGGTTCAGAAACCGAACGCCTGGAAAGAATACGTGTTTTAATGGATGCCGGTAAAATTAAAACAGATAGTAAGAATTATTACCTTTAG
- a CDS encoding GIY-YIG nuclease family protein yields MKKFVYIVTDRNRTNLHVGMSSDLMKTLDFYKQMPSLFFDKSHQLSRLVYFEEFKTEAQALSRFKVVSRFTRMQKERLVRSCNPDWIDLTIGLDYEHLIINKVISTQVILPLSA; encoded by the coding sequence ATGAAGAAATTTGTATACATCGTAACCGATAGAAACCGCACTAACCTTCACGTTGGAATGAGTTCTGACTTAATGAAAACGCTGGATTTTTACAAACAGATGCCAAGTTTGTTTTTCGATAAAAGCCATCAGCTTAGCCGTCTGGTTTATTTTGAAGAATTTAAAACAGAAGCGCAGGCTTTAAGTCGTTTTAAAGTAGTAAGTAGATTTACAAGAATGCAGAAGGAAAGACTGGTGCGGTCATGTAATCCGGATTGGATTGATTTAACAATAGGGTTGGACTATGAACATCTGATTATAAATAAGGTAATCAGCACTCAGGTTATTTTACCCCTGAGTGCGTGA
- the thrS gene encoding threonine--tRNA ligase, whose amino-acid sequence MINITLPDGSVRQYDQGTSAHQIALSISEGLARNVLAAEVNGEVWDANRQIDTDASVKLLTWNDQAGKSTFWHSSAHLMAEALEALYPGTKFGIGPAIETGFYYDVDFGEKEFSSDDFKAIENKMLELAKQKEIFERSSVSKADAIAYFTEKGDEYKLDLLEGLEDGKITFYKQGSFTDLCRGPHIPNTGFVKAIKLMNVAGAYWRGDETKKQLTRIYGVTFPKASELTEYLHMIEEAKKRDHRKLGKELELFAFSEKVGMGLPLWLPKGAALRERLVQFLTRAQGKAGYEQVVTPHIGHKNLYITSGHYEKYGKDSFQPIKTPQEGEEFFLKPMNCPHHCEIYKVKPRSYKDLPLRFAEFGTVYRYEQSGELHGLTRVRGFTQDDAHLFCRPDQVKEEFKKVIDLVLYVFKSLGFNDYIAQVSLRDPDNKSKYIGSDENWHLAESAIVEAAEEKGLPTVVEYGEAAFYGPKLDFMVKDALGRKWQLGTIQVDYNLPERFELEYTGSDNAKHRPVMIHRAPFGSLERFIAVLIEHCAGNFPLWLSPEQFIILPISEKYEEYAKKVSDELNNSDIRGLIDFRDEKIGRKIRDAEVKKIPYMLIIGEKEMEDGKLSVRKHGEGDLGTMTLQEFSDLLIKEITI is encoded by the coding sequence ATGATTAACATTACACTGCCTGACGGATCTGTCCGCCAGTATGATCAGGGCACTTCCGCCCATCAAATTGCTTTATCTATTTCAGAGGGCCTTGCCCGTAACGTACTTGCCGCAGAGGTAAATGGAGAAGTCTGGGATGCAAATCGCCAGATAGACACTGATGCTTCAGTAAAACTGCTTACCTGGAATGACCAGGCCGGCAAATCTACTTTTTGGCATTCCTCTGCCCATTTAATGGCAGAAGCCCTGGAAGCGCTCTACCCAGGTACTAAATTTGGAATTGGCCCTGCAATTGAAACAGGGTTTTATTACGATGTCGATTTTGGGGAAAAAGAATTTTCATCTGATGACTTCAAAGCCATTGAAAACAAAATGCTGGAACTGGCGAAACAAAAAGAAATTTTTGAGCGCAGTAGTGTCTCTAAAGCAGATGCTATTGCATATTTCACAGAAAAAGGCGATGAATATAAACTAGACCTTTTAGAAGGACTAGAGGATGGGAAAATTACATTCTATAAACAGGGATCTTTTACAGACCTGTGTCGTGGACCCCATATTCCAAACACGGGCTTCGTTAAAGCAATAAAACTGATGAATGTTGCGGGAGCTTACTGGCGTGGTGACGAAACAAAAAAACAGCTTACCCGTATTTATGGCGTTACTTTCCCTAAAGCAAGTGAGTTAACAGAATATCTTCATATGATTGAAGAAGCAAAAAAGAGGGATCACCGAAAACTCGGTAAAGAACTTGAACTGTTTGCTTTTTCTGAAAAGGTAGGTATGGGCTTGCCGTTATGGTTACCTAAAGGTGCTGCCTTACGCGAACGCTTAGTTCAGTTTTTAACCCGTGCACAGGGCAAAGCTGGCTACGAGCAAGTTGTTACACCACACATAGGTCATAAAAACCTGTACATCACTTCTGGTCATTACGAAAAGTATGGTAAGGACAGCTTTCAACCTATAAAAACACCACAAGAAGGTGAAGAATTTTTCTTGAAACCAATGAATTGTCCGCACCACTGCGAGATTTATAAGGTTAAACCACGTTCTTACAAAGACCTTCCATTACGCTTTGCAGAATTTGGAACAGTTTATCGTTATGAGCAAAGTGGAGAATTGCATGGTTTAACCCGTGTGCGTGGGTTTACTCAGGATGATGCGCATTTATTTTGCCGTCCTGATCAGGTAAAGGAAGAATTTAAGAAAGTTATTGACCTGGTACTTTATGTATTTAAGTCATTAGGTTTTAATGACTATATCGCTCAGGTGTCTTTGAGAGATCCTGATAACAAATCTAAATACATTGGTTCAGACGAGAACTGGCACCTTGCTGAGTCTGCTATTGTAGAAGCAGCTGAAGAAAAAGGGCTCCCTACTGTTGTTGAATATGGCGAAGCTGCATTTTATGGTCCTAAATTAGATTTTATGGTCAAAGATGCATTAGGTAGAAAATGGCAGCTTGGAACTATTCAGGTAGATTACAATTTACCTGAGCGTTTTGAACTGGAGTACACTGGTAGTGATAATGCAAAACACCGTCCGGTAATGATCCACCGTGCACCCTTTGGTTCACTTGAAAGATTTATTGCGGTGCTGATTGAACATTGTGCCGGTAATTTTCCACTTTGGCTTTCACCAGAGCAATTTATCATTCTTCCTATCTCAGAAAAATATGAAGAATATGCGAAAAAAGTTTCAGATGAACTAAATAATTCCGATATTCGCGGTTTGATTGACTTTCGGGATGAAAAGATTGGAAGGAAAATTAGAGATGCAGAGGTTAAAAAAATCCCTTATATGCTGATTATAGGCGAAAAAGAGATGGAAGATGGAAAGTTATCCGTGAGGAAACATGGAGAAGGAGATTTGGGAACAATGACTTTGCAAGAGTTTAGCGATTTATTAATAAAAGAAATAACAATTTAA